The genomic interval CGCCGAGCCGGTGCACGGTGCCGCCGTGCGTGGCGACGAGGGCGGCGAGCCCCATCCGGCTGGTGACGATCGCGGCGCCGCCCGCGTTGGCGGTGAGCAGGGGGCGTACCTGGTCGGGGTGGACGGCGTCGTCGAGGATCAGGAGCGTACGGCCCCGCCCGGTGGCGGCCCCGGCGGGCAGTGCGTCGCGCAGCTCGGCGGCGGCCTCCTCGGTGGCGCGCGGGGTGCCGTCGGGCAAGGTCAGCGGCAGCAGGACGCACCCGCCCGGGAAATGCCCGCTCACCAGATGCGCCACATGCAGGGCGAGCGCGGTCTTGCCGATGCCGGGCGCCCCGGAGAGCACGGCCACCGGGGCACGCTCGGGGGCCTCGGCGGACGTCAGCAGCGGGACGAGTTCCGCCACCTGGCTCCGGCGCCCGGTGAAGCCGGGCACCGCGGGGAGGGGGGCCACCGCCGTACCGCCCTCGCCCGGGCCCTTCGGCGGGAGTGCGTGCGGCGGGGGCGCTGCCGGGGGCGGTGCGGGGGTCACGAGTGAGACGGGGGCCTGCCCGGTGTCCGGGGTGCCCAGGTCGTCTCCGCGCAGGATCGCCAGCTCCAGGCGCTGGAGTCCGGGCCGGGGGTCGACGCCGAGTTCCTCGCGCAGGTACGCCTTGATCCTCCGGTACTCCGACAGCGCCTCCGTCTGCCGCCCGGTCCGGTAGAGGGCCAGCATCAGCTGCTCGGAGAACCGCTCGTGAGCCGGGTATACGCGCGTAACCTCCCAGAGATCAACGAGAGTTTCGCGGCAACGGCCGTTCCTCAGCTCGATGTCGCAGACCCGCTCCAGGACGCGCAGGCGTTCCTCCGCCAGCCGGGGCACCTCGTCCCGGTGCAGCAGCCCGGAGGGCACGTTGGCGAGCAACGGCCCCTGCCAGAGGGCGAGTGCGGCCCGCAGCGTGTACAGCTCGGAGTCGTCACCGGCCGCCGCCGCCCGGCCGACGAGCTGCCGGAAGTGGAGCAGGTCGAGGGTCTCGGCGTCGGCGTGGATGCGATAGCCGCCGGCGACCGCCACGACGGCCTGGTCCTCGATGCCGTACTTGGCGAAGATCCGGCGCAGCCGCAGGACGCAGCTCTGGAGCGCCGCCTTGGCCGTGGCGGGCTGTTCCTCGCCCCAGACGGCCTCCTGCAGGTGGTCGGTGGAGACGACCCGCCCGGGCCGGATGAGCAGGGCGGCCAGCAGCGCGGTCGGCTTGGAGGGCGGAAGGACCACATGGTCCCGCCCATCGGTGATGCTCAGGGGCCCGAGCAGTTGGAACAGCACCGTCGTCCGCCTTCCCCGTACACTCTCGGCGGCCCGCCACCGGACCGCTGCCTCGTCGTGCCCGTACCGGAACCGGGGACTACTGCCAGCCGAAGTCGTACGCCGGGTTCCCCGGAGGCTCGGGCAGGGCGGGGGACGGGGAAGCCGGACAGGGGAACCGGTGGAGACGCGTCATGCGGAAGCCTTTCGAACCAGTGGTGGGGAGCGTTCGACAGCCGTGAGTTTTGTACGCGGGTGAGGCGACGGTGAAGGCGAGACCGGTGGACCGATGAGGCCATGGCCCCTTCCGTCCAACATGTGGATACCCGGGCCGCATCGGGCCTCCGGGAGACGGTCCGCCACCGTTCACACGCCTGTGGCGTGGCCTTTTAGCGCCGCGCAACCGGAGTGCTGAAGAGTAGATTTCGCTGCCTCGAGGTAATAACTACGGCAAGAGACAGTGCTCCTAGTGTGGAGGGACGATGCTCGACCCTTTGGGCCTGGATGCCACGGCGGAGATCGTCTACCGGTCGCTGCTCGCCCAGCCGTACGCGTCCCTCGCCGAGCACCGCTCCGAACTGGGCCTGACCGAGGACGAGTTCTACGTCGCCGTGCAGGAGTTACGCGACCTGTCCCTGGTGCGGCCGGCCTCGAGCGCCGGTGGGCAGCGGCTGCATGTGGTCGACCCCAGGCTGGGCCTGGAGATGCTGCTGTCCCGCCGCCGCGCTCTGCTCGCCGCCGAACGGCAGCGGCTGGCGGACGGGGAGGCGGCCGTGGCCGAACTCCTCTGCGCCCTCCCCGCTCCCCACCCCGGCGTCGGTGAGCCGCCGGTGATGCACCTGGAGGGCGTGGACCACGTACGGGACTACCTGGTGCGGCTCCACGAGGAGGTGAAGGAGGAGATCCTGACCTTCGCGGCGGGCGGTGCGCAGACGGAGGAGAACATGCACGCCTCCCGCCCCCTCAACGAGGAGCTCCTGGAGCGCGGGGTGCGGATGCGCACGGTCTATCTCGACAGCATCCACAACCACCCGCCCACGGTGGCCCATGTGACCTGGCTGGCCTCGCTGGGCGCCGGCATCCGCACCGCCCCCTCGCTCAGCACCCGCATGATCATCACCGATCACCGCCTGGCCCTGGTCGCCCTGGACGACCAGGACTCCTCGCTCGGCGCACTCGTGGTGTCGGGCCCGGGCCTCATCGCCGCGCTGGAGGCCCTGTTCGAGAACGTCTGGGCCGACGCCGAACCCCTCGGCCCGTGCGAGAAGCCCGCCGACCACTCACTGACCCGCCAACAGCACGAAACCCTGCGCCTGCTGGCCCGCGGCTACACGGACGAGGCCATAGCCAAGCGCCTCGGGGTCTCCCCCCGCACCGCCCGCCGCATCGCCACCGGCCTCCTGGGCCACCTGGACGCCCGGAGCCGCTTCCAGGCCGGCGTCCACGCGGCCCAACTCGGCTACCTGCCGGCGGACGGACCCCGGCCTTGAGAGGCGCTGACCGCCCCCGCGCTCAGCCCCCGTACGGCCCCATGTTCTGGCTCCGCGCATGCCCGTCCGCCAACCCCTGCGCCTGCCCCTGCTGAGCCGCCCCACGCTCCAGCGCCCCACGCTCCAGCGCCCCACGCTCACCGGCCCCGCCGCGCATACGGAGCGCGACGAGGACGGCACCGAGCACCACGACGAGACCGACGACGACACCGATGACCAGACCCATGATTCCCCCGCTCCGCCGGAGGGGCCCCGGAACGGAATCCCTCGCTTGTTGTACCCATTGTCACTTGTGGGGCGCTCAGAGGAAAGGCGCATCCGCTCAGCACCGCCGGCGGGCGCCGCCCGATGCCGGGACGCGTCAGCGCAACGCCTCGTGGAAGAAACCTATCGACGGGTCCCCCGGCGTCCCGATCAGCAGCGCGCGGTCCAGCAGACCGTTGTTGTGCTCGCAGCTCGTCTCCGGCAGCAGGACACACGCGTGGCAGGCCGCCAGGTTGATGCCGCCCACGCCGCTTCCGGCCGACTCCACGCAGAGCGGGTCGGCCGAGCACCACTGGGCCCGGCGGAGGGCCGAGTACAGGGCGGACTCCAGGCGGTCGGGCTCTCCCTGCGCGACCAGACCGCCGAGGCTGCCGGCGGAGTCGCTGGTGGCCGTGCAGACGAGCAGGCCCGCCATCGAGTCGTCCGCGTACAACCGCTCCCTGAGCGAGGCGGCCGGGTAGCCGCCGTCGAGACTCCACTCGTTGATCAGGGCGTGCGCCAGCGTGTGCAGGAGCACCATGCGGGCGTCCGCCGGCGAGTCGGGGACATTCGCCGGGTCCTGCGCCCGGTCCCGGAGCATGCGCAGGTGGTTGGCCCGGATGCGGTCGGCCCGGGCGGCCACGGCGGAGCTGCGTGCCCAGTCCTGCAGGCGCTGTTCGTCCAGACGCAGGAAGACGCCCTCGCCCTGGACCTCCATGGCCGGGAGCCAGTCCATCGGAGCGAGCGACAGGGCCGCCTCGTGGACATCGGTGTGGGTCTCGGGCGTGTCGACGCGCGAGAAGGCCTTGAGCGCCCGGACTTCCCGCAGTCGCTTCACCAACATCGGTCCCGCCACCCCGTACGGGGTCAGGGTCGCGGCGGAGGAGCGCGGAGGCTCGCAGACGAACTGGTCCTCGTGGTCCGTCCCGTTCTCGGGGCGACCGGCGATCAGCCGCTCGTACTCCTGCTTGCGCAGGGCCACGTACGCACTGTCGGGGCCCTTGTCCTCCTCCTGGGAGGTGTCCTCGTGGTTCTCCGCCTCCAAGAGGGCCATGACCTTCTCGACGGAGAATTCGTGGTCCGTCTTCAGCGTCAGGGCCTTGAGGAATCCCGCCATCTCGTCGGGGTTGTCCCGCATCGTGCGCAGGTCGTCCCAGTGCTGCTCCAACTGTGCCGTGCGGCCGTCGCTCCACGGCGGGATCGACAGCGCCGTCCTCACGATGGGCTGCCAGGCGACGGACGAACCGCGCTGAAGCGTGCGGGGCTTCTCCGCGCAGTGTTCGGCGGGTGCGTTCCCCAGCCAGGGGCGTCGGCCGTTGCAGTACACCTTCAGGTCCGACAGGGCGGTGCGGCGGAACGCGCCCTCCATCGACACCTCGGGGATTCCGCAGGTGCAGGAGATCAGGATCGAGCGGAGTGACGCGGTCCTACCGCTGGTGCGCAGCCGGAGTTCGCCGCCGCACAGCCCCGCCTCGCCGCCCTGCCGGTTGTTGCGGTGCGCCCACTTCCAGTACGGGAAGTCCTCGATGTGTCCCTCGGGGCAGGCCATGACGAAGCGCGAGGGCACCAGCTCCTCGTGGCAGTCGCCGCACTCGTTCTTCCCCGGTGGCGAGTTGAAGCGACTTACGTGCTGAAGGGCGTTGCATCCGGGACACGAGTGCCACAAGGGGAAACGGCGGACGCGGACCCCGTCCTTGCTCGTGTCGTCGGAGGCAGGGGGGAGGCGGAACGACTTCACGCCGAGCACACGGGCCAAGCGGTGCTCGTAGATCGTCGGCGCGTCGGTCATGTTCCAGGAATCGATGCCGCTCACCATGAACGACTCGTTGTCCACGGCGACGATCGAGCCGACTCCGTAGGTGGTGATCATCTGCGCGCGACGGACCGAACCGCGTCGCGGATAGCTGCGCTCGGGTGCGCCGGCCCGGCGGCGACGGGCGGGGGCGGGGTCATCGGGATGCCTCCATGAACAGGGCGGATTCGGCGTCTACATCGCGCAGGCTCCACAGGGTGGGCCAGGCGTCCTCGTCCGCGCTGTCGAACGCGGTCAGCAACGACGGTGTCCGGTTGCCTCGTTGGGGTTCGTAGAGGAGGCCGCCATTTGCCTCGGCCGCGCCCTCCCAGTCGTCGACGAACTCGTCGAAGGCGTCGGCCGTCGCCCGGTACTCGTCCGGGGCGACGGACTGGACGCGCGCGAGGAGCGCGGTGCGGACAACCTCCT from Streptomyces drozdowiczii carries:
- a CDS encoding AfsR/SARP family transcriptional regulator, translated to MLFQLLGPLSITDGRDHVVLPPSKPTALLAALLIRPGRVVSTDHLQEAVWGEEQPATAKAALQSCVLRLRRIFAKYGIEDQAVVAVAGGYRIHADAETLDLLHFRQLVGRAAAAGDDSELYTLRAALALWQGPLLANVPSGLLHRDEVPRLAEERLRVLERVCDIELRNGRCRETLVDLWEVTRVYPAHERFSEQLMLALYRTGRQTEALSEYRRIKAYLREELGVDPRPGLQRLELAILRGDDLGTPDTGQAPVSLVTPAPPPAAPPPHALPPKGPGEGGTAVAPLPAVPGFTGRRSQVAELVPLLTSAEAPERAPVAVLSGAPGIGKTALALHVAHLVSGHFPGGCVLLPLTLPDGTPRATEEAAAELRDALPAGAATGRGRTLLILDDAVHPDQVRPLLTANAGGAAIVTSRMGLAALVATHGGTVHRLGALAPEESYDLLTAVLGRERVAAEPAGARLLTEVCGHHPLALRIAAARLLTRPLLEPADCARWLRHGLPARLSLADDPRMSVPLTLDEAVGRLPPVLAEAHLRLGAAARGPLTAELAATVLDVPWETAEDVLERLLDAGLLEEEHPGAFRMHDLLRAHARRATASSVAASVPGRARELPRPPRRGEAPQAGSTRPTALR
- a CDS encoding helix-turn-helix domain-containing protein, yielding MLDPLGLDATAEIVYRSLLAQPYASLAEHRSELGLTEDEFYVAVQELRDLSLVRPASSAGGQRLHVVDPRLGLEMLLSRRRALLAAERQRLADGEAAVAELLCALPAPHPGVGEPPVMHLEGVDHVRDYLVRLHEEVKEEILTFAAGGAQTEENMHASRPLNEELLERGVRMRTVYLDSIHNHPPTVAHVTWLASLGAGIRTAPSLSTRMIITDHRLALVALDDQDSSLGALVVSGPGLIAALEALFENVWADAEPLGPCEKPADHSLTRQQHETLRLLARGYTDEAIAKRLGVSPRTARRIATGLLGHLDARSRFQAGVHAAQLGYLPADGPRP
- the drmB gene encoding DUF1998 domain-containing protein — its product is MITTYGVGSIVAVDNESFMVSGIDSWNMTDAPTIYEHRLARVLGVKSFRLPPASDDTSKDGVRVRRFPLWHSCPGCNALQHVSRFNSPPGKNECGDCHEELVPSRFVMACPEGHIEDFPYWKWAHRNNRQGGEAGLCGGELRLRTSGRTASLRSILISCTCGIPEVSMEGAFRRTALSDLKVYCNGRRPWLGNAPAEHCAEKPRTLQRGSSVAWQPIVRTALSIPPWSDGRTAQLEQHWDDLRTMRDNPDEMAGFLKALTLKTDHEFSVEKVMALLEAENHEDTSQEEDKGPDSAYVALRKQEYERLIAGRPENGTDHEDQFVCEPPRSSAATLTPYGVAGPMLVKRLREVRALKAFSRVDTPETHTDVHEAALSLAPMDWLPAMEVQGEGVFLRLDEQRLQDWARSSAVAARADRIRANHLRMLRDRAQDPANVPDSPADARMVLLHTLAHALINEWSLDGGYPAASLRERLYADDSMAGLLVCTATSDSAGSLGGLVAQGEPDRLESALYSALRRAQWCSADPLCVESAGSGVGGINLAACHACVLLPETSCEHNNGLLDRALLIGTPGDPSIGFFHEALR